The following are encoded together in the Scyliorhinus torazame isolate Kashiwa2021f chromosome 6, sScyTor2.1, whole genome shotgun sequence genome:
- the LOC140425260 gene encoding proline-rich protein 15-like, with protein MADGGKTSWWKSMTMKKKPKELTDKGAGLENVQSSTDKTAAQENKHPNFMDDKEYVDPKLEKGFNEKSTRRNLKISRSGRFKEKRRVRATLPESTKFFEGNANGNTNDEN; from the coding sequence ATGGCTGACGGTGGGAAGACCAGTTGGTGGAAGTCAATGACCATGAAGAAGAAGCCGAAGGAACTGACGGACAAGGGAGCAGGGCTGGAGAATGTGCAGTCGTCCACGGACAAAACGGCAGCTCAGGAAAACAAACATCCCAATTTCATGGACGATAAAGAATACGTGGACCCCAAATTAGAAAAAGGCTTTAACGAGAAAAGCACACGCAGGAACCTGAAAATCTCGCGCTCCGGACGTTTCAAGGAGAAGCGCAGAGTCAGGGCCACTTTACCCGAGAGCACCAAGTTTTTTGAAGGCAACGCGAATGGAAATACAAATGATGAAAACTAA